In Myotis daubentonii chromosome 16, mMyoDau2.1, whole genome shotgun sequence, one DNA window encodes the following:
- the LOC132218038 gene encoding period circadian protein homolog 1 isoform X1 — protein sequence MSSSPEGADGEGDPRPGESICSGGAPSPGPPQHRSCPGPSLADDTDANSNGSSGNESNGHESRGASQRSSHSSSSGNGKDSALLETTESSKSTNSQSPSPPSSSVAYSLLSASSEQDNPSTSGCSSEQSARARTQKELMTALRELKLRLPPERRGKGRSGTLATLQYALACVKQVQANQEYYQQWSLEEGEPCAMDMSTYTLEELEHITSEYTLRNQDTFSVAVSFLTGRIVYISEQAGILLHCKQDVFRGARFSELLAPQDVGVFYGSTAPSRLPTWGLGASAGSGFKDFTQEKSVFCRIRGGPDRDPVPRYQPFRLTPYVTKIRVSEGAPAQPCCLLIAERIHSGYEAPRIPPDKRIFTTRHTPSCLFQDVDERAAPLLGYLPQDLLGAPVLLFLHPEDRPLMLAIHKKILQLAGQPFDHSPIRFCARNGEYVTMDSSWAGFVHPWSRKVAFVLGRHKVRTAPLNEDVFTPPVPNPALSLDPDIQELSEQIHRLLLQPVHSPSAVGLCGVGPVTPPGPLFSPGSSSDSNGGDAEGPGPPAPVTFQQICKDVHLVKHQGQQLFIESRARPPLPRPHFPGPAIDTVKAKTLYCQSPDPALEADPALVQAPAAVAPEEAERKEASSCSYQQINCLDSILRYLESCSIPGTIKRKCASSSSSCTASSASDEDKQGTGPVPVGTRKDQSAVLSGEGATPRKEPVVGGTLTPLALANKAESVVSITSQCSFSSTIVHVGDKKPPESDIVMMEDLPGLAPCPAPSPTVAPDPAPDAYRPVGLTKALLSLHTQKEEQAFLSRFRDLGRLRGLNGSSVAPSAPGERGSQPLPL from the exons ATGAGTAGCTCCCCAGAAGGGGCTGATGGGGAAGGGGACCCCAGGCCAGGAGAATCCATTTGTTCTGGAGGGGCGCCTTCCCCTGGGCCTCCACAGCACAGGTCCTGCCCTGGCCCCAGCTTGGCTGATGACACAGATGCCAACAGCAATGGCTCAAGTGGCAATGAGTCGAACGGGCATGAGTCCAGGGGTGCATCTCAGCGGAGCTCACATAGCTCCTCCTCTGGCAATGGCAAGGACTCAGCCCTGCTGGAGACCACTGAGAGCAGCAAGAG CACAAACTCTCAGAGCCCATCCCCACCCAGCAGTTCCGTTGCCTACAGCCTCCTGAGTGCCAGCTCAGAACAGGACAACCCGTCTACCAGTGGCTGCAG CAGCGAACAATCAGCCCGTGCAAGAACCCAGAAGGAACTCATGACAGCGCTGCGGGAGCTCAAGCTTCGGCTCCCGCCAGAACGCCGGGGCAAGGGCCGCTCTGGGACCCTGGCCACACTGCAGTATGCACTGGCCTGTGTCAAGCAGGTGCAGG CCAACCAGGAATACTACCAGCAGTGGAGCCTGGAGGAAGGTGAGCCATGTGCCATGGACATGTCCACCTACACTCTGGAGGAGCTGGAGCACATCACGTCTGAGTACACACTTCGCAACCAG GATACCTTCTCCGTGGCTGTCTCCTTCCTGACAGGCCGAATCGTCTACATTTCGGAGCAGGCAGGTATCCTGCTGCACTGCAAGCAGGACGTGTTCCGGGGAGCCCGCTTCTCAGAGCTCCTGGCTCCCCAGGATGTGGGCGTCTTCTATGGTTCCACGGCCCCATCTCGTCTGCCtacctggggcctgggggcttcGGCAG GTTCAGGCTTCAAGGACTTCACCCAGGAGAAGTCTGTCTTTTGCCGTATCAG AGGAGGTCCTGACCGGGACCCAGTGCCACGGTACCAACCATTTCGCCTAACCCCATATGTGACCAAAATCCGGGTATCAGAAGGGGCTCCCGCACAGCCATGCTGCCTGCTCATTGCAGAGCGAATCCACTCGGGTTATGAAG CTCCCCGGATACCGCCCGACAAGAGGATCTTCACTACACGGCACACACCCAGCTGCCTCTTTCAGGATGTGGATGAAAG GGCTGCCCCACTGCTGGGCTACCTCCCCCAGGATCTCCTGGGGGCCCCAGTGCTCCTGTTCCTGCATCCTGAGGACCGGCCCCTCATGCTGGCCATCCACAAGAAGA TCCTGCAGCTGGCCGGCCAGCCCTTTGACCACTCTCCCATTCGTTTCTGCGCACGTAATGGGGAATATGTTACCATGGACAGCAGCTGGGCTGGCTTCGTGCACCCCTGGAGCCGCAAGGTGGCCTTTGTGTTGGGTCGCCACAAAGTCCGCAC GGCACCCCTGAATGAGGACGTATTCACTCCTCCAGTCCCCAACCCTGCTCTTTCCCTGGACCCTGATATCCAGGAGCTATCTGAGCAAATCCATCGGCTGCTGTTACAG CCTGTGCACAGCCCCAGTGCCGTGGGGCTCTGTGGAGTCGGCCCTGTGACTCCCCCAGGCCCTCTCTTCAGCCCTGGCTCGTCTAGTGACAGCAACGGGGGCGATGCCgaggggcctgggcctcctgcccCG GTGACCTTCCAGCAGATCTGTAAGGATGTGCATCTGGTGAAGCACCAGGGGCAGCAGCTTTTTATCGAGTCCCGGGCTCGGCCTCCTCTTCCCCGGCCCCACTTCCCTG gccCAGCTATAGACACAGTCAAGGCCAAGACCCTTTACTGCCAGTCCCCAGACCCAGCGCTGGAGGCAGACCCTGCTCTAGTCCAGGCCCCAGCAGCCGTGGCCCCTGAGGAGGCTGAGAGGAAAGAAGCCTCCAGTTGCTCCTACCAGCAGATCAACTGCCTGGACAGCATCCTCAG GTACCTGGAGAGCTGCAGCATCCCAGGCACGATCAAGCGTAAatgtgcctcctcctcctcctcctgtaccGCCTCCTCGGCCTCTGATGAAGACAAGCAGGGGACAGGTCCTGTCCCTGTGGGCACCAGGAAAG ATCAATCGGCAGTGCTGTCGGGGGAGGGGGCCACCCCTCGGAAGGAGCCGGTGGTGGGAGGCACCCTGACCCCGCTCGCCCTGGCCAATAAGGCGGAGAGCGTGGTGTCCATCACCAGTCAGTGTAGCTTCAGCTCCACCATCGTCCATGTGGGAGACAAGAAGCCCCCGGAGTCGG ACATCGTCATGATGGAGGacctgcctggcctggctccatgcccagcccccagccccacagTAGCCCCTGACCCAGCCCCAGATGCCTACCGCCCCGTGGGCCTGACCAAGGCCTTGCTGTCTCTGCACAC
- the LOC132218038 gene encoding period circadian protein homolog 1 isoform X2 — protein MSSSPEGADGEGDPRPGESICSGGAPSPGPPQHRSCPGPSLADDTDANSNGSSGNESNGHESRGASQRSSHSSSSGNGKDSALLETTESSKSTNSQSPSPPSSSVAYSLLSASSEQDNPSTSGCSSEQSARARTQKELMTALRELKLRLPPERRGKGRSGTLATLQYALACVKQVQANQEYYQQWSLEEGEPCAMDMSTYTLEELEHITSEYTLRNQDTFSVAVSFLTGRIVYISEQAGILLHCKQDVFRGARFSELLAPQDVGVFYGSTAPSRLPTWGLGASAGSGFKDFTQEKSVFCRIRGGPDRDPVPRYQPFRLTPYVTKIRVSEGAPAQPCCLLIAERIHSGYEAPRIPPDKRIFTTRHTPSCLFQDVDERAAPLLGYLPQDLLGAPVLLFLHPEDRPLMLAIHKKILQLAGQPFDHSPIRFCARNGEYVTMDSSWAGFVHPWSRKVAFVLGRHKVRTAPLNEDVFTPPVPNPALSLDPDIQELSEQIHRLLLQPVHSPSAVGLCGVGPVTPPGPLFSPGSSSDSNGGDAEGPGPPAPVTFQQICKDVHLVKHQGQQLFIESRARPPLPRPHFPGPAIDTVKAKTLYCQSPDPALEADPALVQAPAAVAPEEAERKEASSCSYQQINCLDSILRYLESCSIPGTIKRKCASSSSSCTASSASDEDKQGTGPVPVGTRKDIVMMEDLPGLAPCPAPSPTVAPDPAPDAYRPVGLTKALLSLHTQKEEQAFLSRFRDLGRLRGLNGSSVAPSAPGERGSQPLPL, from the exons ATGAGTAGCTCCCCAGAAGGGGCTGATGGGGAAGGGGACCCCAGGCCAGGAGAATCCATTTGTTCTGGAGGGGCGCCTTCCCCTGGGCCTCCACAGCACAGGTCCTGCCCTGGCCCCAGCTTGGCTGATGACACAGATGCCAACAGCAATGGCTCAAGTGGCAATGAGTCGAACGGGCATGAGTCCAGGGGTGCATCTCAGCGGAGCTCACATAGCTCCTCCTCTGGCAATGGCAAGGACTCAGCCCTGCTGGAGACCACTGAGAGCAGCAAGAG CACAAACTCTCAGAGCCCATCCCCACCCAGCAGTTCCGTTGCCTACAGCCTCCTGAGTGCCAGCTCAGAACAGGACAACCCGTCTACCAGTGGCTGCAG CAGCGAACAATCAGCCCGTGCAAGAACCCAGAAGGAACTCATGACAGCGCTGCGGGAGCTCAAGCTTCGGCTCCCGCCAGAACGCCGGGGCAAGGGCCGCTCTGGGACCCTGGCCACACTGCAGTATGCACTGGCCTGTGTCAAGCAGGTGCAGG CCAACCAGGAATACTACCAGCAGTGGAGCCTGGAGGAAGGTGAGCCATGTGCCATGGACATGTCCACCTACACTCTGGAGGAGCTGGAGCACATCACGTCTGAGTACACACTTCGCAACCAG GATACCTTCTCCGTGGCTGTCTCCTTCCTGACAGGCCGAATCGTCTACATTTCGGAGCAGGCAGGTATCCTGCTGCACTGCAAGCAGGACGTGTTCCGGGGAGCCCGCTTCTCAGAGCTCCTGGCTCCCCAGGATGTGGGCGTCTTCTATGGTTCCACGGCCCCATCTCGTCTGCCtacctggggcctgggggcttcGGCAG GTTCAGGCTTCAAGGACTTCACCCAGGAGAAGTCTGTCTTTTGCCGTATCAG AGGAGGTCCTGACCGGGACCCAGTGCCACGGTACCAACCATTTCGCCTAACCCCATATGTGACCAAAATCCGGGTATCAGAAGGGGCTCCCGCACAGCCATGCTGCCTGCTCATTGCAGAGCGAATCCACTCGGGTTATGAAG CTCCCCGGATACCGCCCGACAAGAGGATCTTCACTACACGGCACACACCCAGCTGCCTCTTTCAGGATGTGGATGAAAG GGCTGCCCCACTGCTGGGCTACCTCCCCCAGGATCTCCTGGGGGCCCCAGTGCTCCTGTTCCTGCATCCTGAGGACCGGCCCCTCATGCTGGCCATCCACAAGAAGA TCCTGCAGCTGGCCGGCCAGCCCTTTGACCACTCTCCCATTCGTTTCTGCGCACGTAATGGGGAATATGTTACCATGGACAGCAGCTGGGCTGGCTTCGTGCACCCCTGGAGCCGCAAGGTGGCCTTTGTGTTGGGTCGCCACAAAGTCCGCAC GGCACCCCTGAATGAGGACGTATTCACTCCTCCAGTCCCCAACCCTGCTCTTTCCCTGGACCCTGATATCCAGGAGCTATCTGAGCAAATCCATCGGCTGCTGTTACAG CCTGTGCACAGCCCCAGTGCCGTGGGGCTCTGTGGAGTCGGCCCTGTGACTCCCCCAGGCCCTCTCTTCAGCCCTGGCTCGTCTAGTGACAGCAACGGGGGCGATGCCgaggggcctgggcctcctgcccCG GTGACCTTCCAGCAGATCTGTAAGGATGTGCATCTGGTGAAGCACCAGGGGCAGCAGCTTTTTATCGAGTCCCGGGCTCGGCCTCCTCTTCCCCGGCCCCACTTCCCTG gccCAGCTATAGACACAGTCAAGGCCAAGACCCTTTACTGCCAGTCCCCAGACCCAGCGCTGGAGGCAGACCCTGCTCTAGTCCAGGCCCCAGCAGCCGTGGCCCCTGAGGAGGCTGAGAGGAAAGAAGCCTCCAGTTGCTCCTACCAGCAGATCAACTGCCTGGACAGCATCCTCAG GTACCTGGAGAGCTGCAGCATCCCAGGCACGATCAAGCGTAAatgtgcctcctcctcctcctcctgtaccGCCTCCTCGGCCTCTGATGAAGACAAGCAGGGGACAGGTCCTGTCCCTGTGGGCACCAGGAAAG ACATCGTCATGATGGAGGacctgcctggcctggctccatgcccagcccccagccccacagTAGCCCCTGACCCAGCCCCAGATGCCTACCGCCCCGTGGGCCTGACCAAGGCCTTGCTGTCTCTGCACAC